The genomic stretch ttcaaaCATGTTATAAGACCATATACAACTTTTTAGGTGGTCTTGTGCGAAGGCATACCCTAGAGCGGCATTCGCTGTTTTAATCATTTGCATGGCTACTTTCAGTATGTTAAATGAAGTGAAGATTCTCATTCCTTGTTTGACTTTGACACTTTTGCCCATTTCCTGGCCCACCATAACCCAGTTTGGGTCCGTACTTTGTCTAAGGACCATGATACTCTTGAGTGGGAAGTCAATGGGAGAGAATGGAGAGACACTACAGTCATTCATGCACGCCTGCAGTACTCCCTCAAAACAGTATCAGGAGGACAAAGAAGTGAAAATGTCCACATTGGCCCCACTTATCTattttgtcatgtgacacaaGGTCAAAGGTGTGGGTGGTGAGCAGGTGtgctacattttttttgattGTCCTCAACGCCGGTCACTGCAAGTTCAACATTGCACCTCATGCAAATAACTAATAACTCCAAGGATGTGAATTGTTCCTGCACATAAGGCCAGTGCTTCTCGCCTGGTTTGGCCGTGGGACCCGCCGTCACCCTTCGATGAAAGTGGTGACCCAAATTTCGGGGAATTTTAAGCTCAAACttctcaaatgtcttatttGGAGGGACAGTTTTCAACATGAGCTGCAGCAGTGGGACGCTGGCTCTCTCTTTATGGCGTGCTGTTCTCCAGCGGATATCTGCAGCTGCGTGTCGGACGGACTACATATAAGTCCCCCCACatgatatttattttcaaaatgtcgATATATCGCTCAGCCTAAATCAGATGCATCAACAAGTAAATGGATCCGTTTTTACCTCCTGTTCCTGTATTAGTcgtactacgactactactttGACTAGTACtagtcatagtagtagtagatcTTTGAGTCAGAAAGAAGCTGACATGGTCACCTGCCGTTAGCCACTGTAGTAAAGCTCCAATGAGAAGTGTAGGCGTGTAGTTGCAAAGGTTctactgctgctgttgttgttgttgactcgATCCACTTTGATGAATGCAAACTTTTGTCTCTGCAGGTCCAGTAAAACCATGAACCTCTGCTCCAAATGCTTTGCTGGTACGTTCATTCACTTTTTAATATCTCCCTGTGTCATGCATGATCTCCAAAAGTACTGGGAACCGATGCCGATCCAGTCACTCTATTGTGAATGTCCCACACCACCTGTGCAGATCGCCAATCTATGAGCCACGTCTGTGCTTTAATGTCGTCAGCAAACCTAGCTAGAAGgctatcagcaaacgtagccgTCAGCACACACAAGCGCTCCGCCTGATACATTCACAGCCACACTCTACTTGTAGGTTGCTACAGTATTATAGTAGATACTTATAGCTTCATATATCAAATCAACGATAATGATAATGAAGCAACCCTGACGTTATGTGTGCGCTTGGCATTGGATGTGTGGAGGCAGCtgcatttgctgatattctttggGCATGGTTGCACATATCTGGTAAAAATGTGGATTGGCATGTCCCGACTGTAGATGATTGTGTGGAACCCCCCTAAGTAAGTAAGACACGAGCCTCCTGGTCCCCGCAGACATCCAGAAGAAGCAGCCTGGAGAAGACTGCACCTCCAAGGCCATGCAGAGCAGCGGGAGCAGCCAGACGCCTGTCTTCAGTAGCGAGACCACCGCCATCTccaccaccatctccaccaccatTTCCACCAtcgccagcagcagcagcagcagcagtccgTCTATATCTTCAGCATCGTCAACGTCACCACCCAGCCCTGCAGAGCAGCCAGCGGCCGAAGAACCGTCGCCGTTGTTTGCCACCTCCAGGGAGGGTAAGCAGCATCAACAGATGGCGTCGCGACTGTGTTTGATTCCACCCGGCTCATCCTCCCACCCACTTGCAGGTGTGTCGTCCACAGAAACGGCGCAGGGCACACTGTGCACGCCCACAAAGCGTCCTCGAGAGTCAGGTAAAGTCACCTTCTCGACACTGCCGCTAGCTCCGCCTACTCCACCCACTTTTAACCCCTGGCCCCCACTCTTCACAGCCTCAGAGAGCGAGGCCACTCCTGAGAAGCGGCCACGGGCAGAGGGAAAAGACGGCGATGGCGAGGAGGCAGGAGCGACGCCCAAGCAAAAGAAACGCCGGCGCTGCTTCCGCTGCCAAACCAAACTGGAGTTGGTCCAGCAGGAGCTGGGCTCCTGTCGCTGCGGTCAGTAGAGCCACACCCACCACTTCATCTGACCCCCCCCTCCTTCACCTTTGATTGAcgcttcctgtgtgtgtttccGTTAGGATACGTCTTCTGCATGCTGCACCGCCTCCCCGAACAACACGACTGCCTCTTTGACCACCTGGGGCGGGGGCGTGAGGAGGCCGTCCTCAAGATGGTCAAACTGGACCGCAAGGTGGGGCGCTCGTGCCAACGCATCGGGGAGGAGTGCTCCTGATCGGCCACGCCCCTGCTCGCCATCCGGTCCGAGACGAGGCGCTTACCAAGATGGggaatggggggaggggggttgagGAACAATGACCATGGGGGGTTGGGAGGGGGAGGGAAGAGGAGGACCTGAGCTTGATGATTGATTTTCCTGCCGGAGTGTCTGATTGGACTCCTGACGAGGCcgctcacactcacacagcctTAACCCCGCCCACATCTCCGGAGGAGGCGGATCCACTTGGCCATGTGGTCCTCTTCCCTGCTcgcgccccccctccccacgaGTACAGCAACTTCTGGACATTGAGCTGAACGCTCGTCGTCTTCTGTCGGTCGCGGCCTCCGCCTGGCGACCCGCACCTCAGGTCGACCccaccttcctcttcctcttcttcactTTTCTTCCGCCAGCGCTCGGGTCCACGTGCAGGGCTGGACCTTGGGCTCTGATGCTCACGTGGACCGCTGACTCCAGGGAAAACCcaaaccgtgtgtgtgtgtgtgtgtgtgtgtgtgtgtgcacgtgagtGGGGGTgggtgtgtgcgcgcgtgtagCAGACCCTCCTCTTCTTCCCCCCTCTGACGCTCGGTACTGTTGTTCCTCACACTTAGCGGGAAGTACGACTGAATTTTTGTATTCTAATGAAGTTGTTCACCAAAACACCGCCAAGAGTACCTGAAGTAATCACATGACCTGCTACCCTCCTCAAACgcttcttttaatttatttcttattttgtggctacaatttgtcattttatgtttgGATTGAGGCCGTTTGTTTGCGACATAATAGAATCTTTTCTCTCGATTGAGGCCGGCGAGGCGTCCGCTGTGAAGCCTGCAGGCTGATCATCGCTTAGCCATAACTCCACCAGTGGATTTCCACAGGAAAAAGACTCCAAGTCCTACAGTGGCGACGTTTGAGCGATATCTGAGATGATATGCAATCCTGTGGTCGGCCTGCATCCTTGCATCAGGCAGGCGGATGTTGCCAACGTCTCCCAATGAAGGTTGAATCTGGCGTCTGCTGCCATCACTGATTCCACCTGTCATGGCGCCACTGCTCGCCTCCAATCCGGAAAAGGCCGTTTCCTAAATTGACGTATCCGTGTCGTATCCTTGCTCTTAATCAGTGACACGTGTGGACTTGGAAGAAGAATTGACAAGTTTGTTCCGGCATTCCGACACGAAAACGAGCATCTTTTCTTTGACTTGTCACCAATGAACAATTGCTAGTCGTTCCTCCGGCCCTAAAAGGGAGAAAACGTCACGGCTCGCTCCTGTGTTTGGAAAGAAAATGATTCTTTTTGAGTGCTAATGAGaaacggaagaaaatgaatatcTTTGTGTACCTTTTTAAAGAAAAGAATTATTTAACCTTATATCAGTTTGAGTTACTTACACCCTAGCATAGAGTGGCATATTTAGTTCAATGTATTAAAAAAGAACATaatttgtcctgtttttttccttttaattttattgtgttcctttttctgCTGAGGAAATAAAAACTGGATTAGAGGATGTTTGTGTGCTTTCTTACCAGTCTCAAGACAAGAAATGAGCTGTAGAAGATACAATCTTTGGTTTATTACTGCCAATCGGTTCCAGACTGGACCGTGATACCGGACTACCAGAGGAGGATCTTTGTATGTGCCTTTGGACTTTCTACATAGCTTAcggtttttaaattatttaagcACTCTAGACAAagtaacaccccatagtcacttttacacttataCTACCCAATATCGTAGATGTAGTCTGAGAAAATTAGCCATTTAACACAGACAcgtgctcgtgtgtgttgcaataaatgcctTCCGGGCAtttcaacaggaagtgatgttgggggttcagGGTGGATTTCTATGTGGtttacggccacaacagtagcctaaATGATGATTAGGAACATTTGTTGTTTAACACTTGGACCAGCAGCAAAGCACACGACCAAGCACAAGATGGAGGATAGCTGTTCGCCTTGCGAACACTAGATGACAGCAGAGGACAGTAAAGTATTCTATCGTAGACTCCAAACGTTCAGCACTTGTAAAGGATGtttttgtacctaatgaagtgatcCTATGGAGAagtattcataattcataatatttcCTAATATACAGGAGTCAAAAAGACGTATTTCATACATTAAGATGACAGCTTGTATTTTGTCTGACTCCACGCTGCACTCTTGGCAGCATCGGCAGATGGCGCTGTCACGCACGGAAGAACACGCTCACGGAGAGAGAGCCAGGCTGGAGTTGACTCCAACAGACTGGGTGATAGTGAGCAAGTGTCGAGAAGGTAGAATGGAGAACGTAGAGTGAGGAAGTGCAGAATGTGCTCTTGGCTTCTTTCTTGCTCCGCGCCGGCATGGCTCCGTGACAGCGGGCGCCGCCGGCTGCTCTGACCGGAAATGAAGCGTCTCTGTCGGCGGCTGGCGGTGGCCGTGGCGGTGCTCGTGTGGCTCGGAGCGCTAGTCTACCTGCTGGTGCTCAGCCGGAGGAGGCTGCCCGAACTCGGCGTGGCTGCCGGGATGGCCGTCGTTCCTGGTCCTTTCGCCGGTCCCGGTCCTGGTGTCGGGTCCGACAAacaggtgagacacacacacctgtctcaCGCGGACTTTTGTTTTCCCGCCAACTTTCCTGATAGTTTTGTGCTGACTGCGCATGCTCCTACTTTACTTGGTGGGGTAGTGCTACGAGCAGGCACGTGGTGTGCCCACCTGTGCTGTGACGTAGGGAAGGTGAAGACGGCACACTTCCGGTCTTCGCCGATCACGTGATCTTTAACGTCAAGCTCAAACTGCTGCTGcgttgattgacagctgtctGCCATACATCCACAGCATGCAGTGTTCTGCTAGCtctgtgtcagtgtgtgtgggatatctttctttcattttgtggAGTTTCCTTTTTGTTCCCCTTAGGAAATCATgtttaatctgttccagggtcaaactgggGCCATCATAAACCCTGTATTCAGTACACAGGCAGTGTTTCAACGTCCTTGATTGAAAACTCCAAACGCTCAGAGGTTGTGGTGTCACTCTCAAATTGTGGAAGGAACGCAGACCATAAGATGACAAAGTGTgactccaaaacaaaaacaaatgcggACTACCTGgctgtggcggccatgtttttttcatgtacacTTTACATTTCCATGGTGCTGCCGAGTGCAAGATAATCGGCTTCATTTTCCACTCAGAGTGGCGACGACGGCGCTGCAGGATGTCTGTTATACAAATGATCCCCACCCGCAAGCTAATTGTGTCTGGAGGCTAAATTGtattgatcccccccccccccccccccccacacacacacactcagcctAACAACAGTGAGGACAGATGTATTAAAAATAGATATCAGTGTGTGTAAACAAACGCTGTTAAAAAGtaattaagacaaaaatagcAACACTCTAATGACATTTAATCGATTACCCAATTCATCAACAACTCAgaaaaatgcaaatttcccGATTTCAGCCTTGcagattattattgtattttctgatgaaatgatctttgtggtttaGGTAAAACAAACATCATCTTTGATTCCATTCAGAAGACTCGACTATAATGGTAATCCTTATCTGCAGCCATAATCTCATcaataatccattcattcaagTTTTACAATATGCAGAGGACCCATAAAAGGGTTAAAAATGGCGCTTTCTCATACCATATACCATACCATATCATATCCCATAATCATATACTATATCATATCATACCATATCATATactatatcatatcatatactatatcatatcatatacatACCATATCATGTACCATATCATATACCATATCATATACCATATCCATGTTGTGTACTTCATCCCCGCTACGTCACGGCATAGTAAACAAAGAGGCTTGACTTCAGAAGCGTTTAAGTGCAAGTCGAGAGGAGACTGATGCAAGCTTGTGCGCTGGAACGCAATCCCGTGTCATTCCTTAGCAAATAACCTTTATGATCAAGTCAACGTGCATCAATGAACAGACGCCAGCCCGATCTCGGCGGCAAGACTCTTCATCAGCGCCGCTTTGCAGCCTGACTCGCGCTAAAAGCGACCGCAAACAACATGGACGTGTCTCCTTtggcacacttgtgtacttaaaCTTAGGCTTTTGGCTGCAGCattgcacacttgtgtacttacacttgCTCTTTTGGGTGCACTTAGTATTTGGAGCCTTTGAGTCTTAGTGTCGCTCTACGGTGTACTTAAGTGCACACTCGCCGCTTTACACCTTCCCTTTGGCACTGCGCTGGCATCTTTTtagtgcacacatgcacacttacATACTCTCACATAGTATTTTGAGTGCATAAaggcacacttgtgtacttacaccTAGTCCTTTGAGTGCACAAATGCATACTTGGGGGTGTACACTAATATTTTGAGTGCATACATGTACACTTGCATAGTAAAACtcagtcttttgagtgcacacGTGCAGACTTGTGTGCCTACACTTAGTCTATTGAGTGTATAAGTGCATACTTGGGGATGTacacttaatattttgagtgCATATACATACTTGCATAGTTAATCtcagtcttttgagtgcacacGTGCAGACTTGCGTGCCTACACGTAGTCTATTGAGTGTATAAGTGCATACTTGGGGATGTacacttaatattttgagtgcatgcatgcacacttgCATAGTTAAACtcagtcttttgagtgcacacGTGCAGACTTGCGTGCCTACACGTAGTCTATTGAGTGTATAAGTGCATACTTGGGGATGTacacttaatattttgagtgCATACATGCACACTTGCATAGTTAAACtcagtcttttgagtgcacacGTGCAGACCTGTGTGCCTACACTTAGTCTATTGAGCGTATAAGTGCATACTTGGGGatgtacatttaatattttgagtgCATACACTTGCATAGTTAAACtcagtcttttgagtgcacacGTGCAGACCTGTGTGCCTACACTTAGTCTATTGAGTGTATAAGTGCATACTTGGGGATGTACACTTAATATTATGAGTGCATACACTTGCATAGTTAAACTCAGTGTTTTTGAGTGCACACGTGCAGACTTGCGTGCCTACACTTAGTCTATTGAGTgtataagtgcacacttgtatCCTTACACTTTGTGTATATTGAAGAGTATGGCAAAATGCAGTACACTGTCTGTAACGAGTACTGCACTCAGCACACTCAAAATGGGGAGTGTCCTGCCAACATTTGGATTGGAATATAAAGGACATTTCcaagaaataatggaaattcCTTAGTCCCTGAGCAAGTGCAAACATGCTGGATGTTTGTGGTGGTACAAATGTATGTGTGGCGGGCCCTCCACAAGTAAATGAATGTAAGGGAAACACTGGTTTGGAGTGCAACAGTGCTGAGTACTCAGCGTAAAAAGTGTCGAGCCGGCCAACAGTTTCTCCTTCTTGATTTCCAACCCACGGCTCGTGAAACCTGGCCACAGCGCAGCCTGCAGGGCTTCCATGGAAGAGCAGCTCAGTGGTCAGCGTTGATCGCCCTTTACAGGCGATGAACCTGAGCGTGTtgactggacacttcattaggtacaccatgtCATCAGATCCAGTCGGGAAAGCTTATGTTGACCTTTAGGAGGTATTCAGTCAACGATATGTCCTGATGATGCCGGAAGCTGTTTCCGATATTTTGACCAAATTATTTTTGGGGAGCGTCAAAATATTAGCAACGATTATTTTGCCTTTAAAAGGCCTTTTGTCTCCCATAGAATCTAGTTTAATGAAGTGGTCTTTTACATGCTATTTTCTTGGAATGTatgcagcgtgtgtgtgtgtgtgtgtgtgtgagcgtgcgtgtgtgtgtgtgtgtgtgtgctccatTGAAATGCAAATGAATATTTCCCCCGTCCTGAAGGCATTAGCCTGCACTCATGTTTACCTCGCGGGACTACTTCCTACAAAGAATGACATgtcctctacacacacacacacacacacacacacactcatctgcATGCCTGCACACACGCTGAGCCTTTGaagctgcttgtgtgtgtatgtgtatgtgtatgtgcttGCATGTGCGCTTGAGTTCAGTCGGAGGAGTCCAACCAAACACGCTAGGATGAATTGCCATCCCATCCAAGGCTGTAAAACCTCCATTGTTGTCTATGGATCatttcataattcattcattcattttctggtgctttttcctcacaagggtcgcggggggtgctggagcctatcccagctgtctttgggcgagaggcggggtacaccctggactggtcgccagccaatcacagggcacatatagacaaacaaccattcacactcacattcatacctatggacaatttggagtggccaattaacctagcatgtttttggaatgtgggaggaaaccggagtacccggagaaaacccacgcatgcacggggagaacatgcaaactccacacagagatggccgagggtgaagggtggaattgaaccctggtctcctagctgtgaggtctgcacgctagccactcgaccgctgtgccgctcATTTCATactaattacatgaaaaaagaatTCATTGATCCCGATTTCAACTTTTGGCAGCAAAGTAAACCCTAACAATCTCACATGACCACCAACGCGGCCTCTGATTGGCCGCTTGCAGACGGCaagctttgtgtttttctttgcgaCTTTTCTCCAGTAAGCAAGATGGGCGTTCCATTTCCACGCGTGTGTGAAAGTGATTCATTTGCTGGTCATGTGCACGTGCGGCGGCCATTCTTCCTCAGCGGGAGCTGTTCACGCAGGCGGGAACGAGGGAGGGAGTGAgggagtgagggaggggggagggaagTGAGTTTTGTTGCAGCTGACGGTAACAAtaacagaaataataataaaaatagtccTCGTCATCACTCACTTTCATGCCGTGCAGCTGGCATGGCCGCCGCCGAGCGTGGAGGAACATTCCACCGCCGGCAAATACGATTTATATGCATCATTCTTTTTTATAACCAATAAATCATTGATTGAAATATCATCATGAAATATGATAATGACTAATCCATACAATAGTGTTGATTAGAATATTCATTGTAATGAAGTCACTGATGGAAATACATTTGGAATATTCCAACATGGGATAGAGGATTGTTGTGCCCATCCATTGCCGTCTAAATAGACGTGGAAGGGGGCAAAAGAAAGTATTTGGTTTTACCGTAATACTTCTAATACACGCGCACATGGAACCTATTGTGTGTTGTCTTGGTGGTCTTTATGTGGTGGACTCGAGCAGTTGACCTGGAGTCATGTGACCAAGCAGATGGAAGATGGTGTATGCAGTACAATATAATActctaatactactaataatactcTAATCCGTGTTTTCATGTCTCCCCACTTTTTTATTCATCGTCTTTGTCCTGTCTTGACTTTAGAAGCGTTCCCTCAAATAAGGTGGTCGCTAACAGTGTGTTGCGATTGtgtttaacccccccccctcgcccccccttCCCTCCCCAGCGCCCACAGCCACA from Doryrhamphus excisus isolate RoL2022-K1 chromosome 1, RoL_Dexc_1.0, whole genome shotgun sequence encodes the following:
- the zfand3 gene encoding AN1-type zinc finger protein 3, which translates into the protein MGDTSERSKPPSLPPRCPCGFWGSSKTMNLCSKCFADIQKKQPGEDCTSKAMQSSGSSQTPVFSSETTAISTTISTTISTIASSSSSSSPSISSASSTSPPSPAEQPAAEEPSPLFATSREGVSSTETAQGTLCTPTKRPRESASESEATPEKRPRAEGKDGDGEEAGATPKQKKRRRCFRCQTKLELVQQELGSCRCGYVFCMLHRLPEQHDCLFDHLGRGREEAVLKMVKLDRKVGRSCQRIGEECS